The Streptomyces aurantiacus genome includes a region encoding these proteins:
- a CDS encoding glycoside hydrolase family 10 protein, with product MGRMSRRGFAAAAAVGLSGLATAGLAVAAEVSGGGGPDAPGRRARTGALRGMWLATVANRDWPSKPGLSAAQQRTELLAHLDTAVRRRLNAVIFQVRPTADALWPSPYEPWAQCLTGVQGRAPGWDPLGTAVKEAHARGLELHAWFNPYRVANHTDPAKLVASHPARRHPDWVVPYGGKLYYNPGLPEVRAFVQDAMLDAVRKYAVDAVHWDDYFYPYPVAGQVFDDDAAYAAHGGPFPDRAAWRRDNIDRLVLETAARIRRIRPGTKFGISPFGVWRNAVTDPLGSDTRAGVQTYDDLHADTRKWVREHWIDYICPQLYWNIGFTAADYAKLIPWWAQVAHGSGTELYVGEALYKAGDPAQPAAWQDPAELSRHLTLARRHPQVRGHVFFSAKEVAADRIGAMARVVADHYQQPAKPSR from the coding sequence ATGGGGCGTATGTCACGACGGGGCTTCGCGGCGGCCGCGGCGGTCGGACTGTCGGGCCTCGCGACGGCGGGACTGGCCGTGGCGGCTGAGGTCTCCGGGGGCGGCGGCCCCGATGCGCCCGGGCGCCGTGCCCGCACGGGTGCGCTGCGCGGGATGTGGCTGGCGACCGTCGCGAACCGTGACTGGCCCTCGAAGCCCGGTCTGAGCGCGGCCCAGCAGCGCACCGAGCTGCTCGCGCACCTCGACACGGCCGTCCGGCGCCGGCTGAACGCCGTGATCTTCCAGGTGCGCCCCACGGCCGACGCCCTGTGGCCCTCGCCGTACGAGCCCTGGGCCCAGTGCCTCACCGGCGTACAGGGCAGGGCGCCCGGCTGGGACCCGCTCGGCACCGCCGTGAAGGAGGCCCACGCGCGCGGGCTCGAACTGCACGCCTGGTTCAACCCGTACCGCGTCGCCAACCACACCGACCCGGCGAAGCTCGTCGCCTCGCACCCCGCCCGCAGGCACCCCGACTGGGTCGTGCCGTACGGAGGGAAGCTCTACTACAACCCCGGTCTGCCCGAGGTGCGCGCCTTCGTCCAGGACGCGATGCTCGACGCGGTCCGGAAGTACGCCGTGGACGCCGTCCACTGGGACGACTACTTCTATCCGTATCCGGTCGCGGGCCAGGTCTTCGACGACGACGCCGCGTACGCCGCACACGGCGGCCCGTTCCCCGACCGGGCGGCCTGGCGGCGCGACAACATCGACCGGCTGGTCCTGGAGACCGCCGCCCGGATCAGGCGGATCCGGCCCGGCACGAAGTTCGGCATCAGCCCCTTCGGGGTGTGGCGCAACGCCGTGACCGACCCGCTGGGCTCGGACACCCGGGCCGGCGTCCAGACGTACGACGACCTGCACGCCGACACCAGGAAGTGGGTCCGGGAGCACTGGATCGACTACATCTGCCCGCAGCTGTACTGGAACATCGGCTTCACCGCCGCCGACTACGCGAAGCTGATCCCCTGGTGGGCCCAGGTCGCGCACGGCAGCGGCACCGAGCTGTACGTCGGCGAGGCGCTCTACAAGGCCGGCGACCCGGCGCAGCCCGCGGCCTGGCAGGACCCGGCGGAGCTGTCCCGGCACCTCACCCTCGCCAGGAGACATCCGCAGGTGCGCGGGCACGTGTTCTTCTCGGCCAAGGAAGTGGCGGCCGACCGTATCGGGGCCATGGCGAGGGTGGTCGCCGACCACTACCAGCAGCCGGCGAAGCCCTCGCGCTGA
- a CDS encoding NUDIX hydrolase, giving the protein MQWTKLNEQTVYANRWFSVNLADVELPDGRHLDHFLIRLRPVAVATVVNEANEVLLLWRHRFITDSWGWELPAGVVEDGEDIAVAAARELEEETGWRPGPLRHLMSVEPSNGLTDARHHIYWADEGAYIGHPVDDFESDRREWVPLKLAPDMVARGEVPAANMAAALLLLHHLRLGQDALP; this is encoded by the coding sequence GTGCAGTGGACGAAACTGAACGAACAAACTGTGTACGCAAACCGCTGGTTCAGCGTCAATCTCGCAGATGTCGAGCTGCCGGACGGTCGGCACCTCGATCACTTCCTGATACGGCTGCGGCCCGTCGCCGTGGCCACTGTGGTGAATGAGGCGAACGAGGTGCTGCTCCTGTGGCGGCACCGCTTCATCACCGACAGCTGGGGATGGGAGCTTCCCGCGGGCGTCGTCGAGGACGGTGAGGACATCGCCGTCGCGGCCGCCCGCGAACTGGAGGAGGAGACCGGGTGGCGGCCGGGACCCCTGCGCCATCTGATGAGCGTCGAGCCCTCCAACGGGCTCACCGACGCCCGGCACCACATCTACTGGGCCGACGAAGGCGCGTACATCGGACACCCCGTGGACGACTTCGAGTCCGACCGTCGGGAATGGGTGCCCCTCAAACTCGCCCCCGACATGGTCGCCCGCGGCGAGGTCCCGGCCGCCAACATGGCTGCCGCACTGCTCCTCCTGCATCATCTGAGGCTCGGGCAGGACGCTTTGCCCTGA
- a CDS encoding DUF6745 domain-containing protein, giving the protein MASARLLAQEWLTHGLSTRPADRPRAEAAVTALYRLIGSPAPEFVWVRSPWAGLSIVLDDPLSFPPVRMAGDSLPRRPDDWPVAARLASQVMYLRRRMDHRTGRRSAWRGRRTPMAVRTEDALASGVPVSSVVEGVVHDALHATLHDCVRALLRTEFLPTTGGTDGVTWYGQHDAHWIAHYDVHERVGLAAYRPADHTHLDHWAELARSTGWWWPGEGVCVMAERTTEVHTEPLPNAFHGELRLHRDDGPAVRYGDGTAAHALHGTRVPAWVVNAPTADRIHAERNVEVRRSAIERIGWGAYIEQAALRHVATAADPGNTGSDLHLYDVPRELWGRPARLLLVVNGSVEPDGSHRRYGLSVPSHFDDPVAAAGWSYGLSGEQYAQLVRRT; this is encoded by the coding sequence GTGGCGTCGGCGCGTCTTCTGGCGCAGGAATGGCTCACGCACGGCCTGTCCACCCGCCCGGCCGACAGACCCCGGGCCGAGGCGGCCGTCACCGCCCTGTACCGCCTGATCGGCAGCCCCGCGCCCGAGTTCGTGTGGGTGCGGTCGCCGTGGGCGGGGCTGTCGATCGTCCTGGACGACCCCCTCTCCTTCCCTCCGGTTCGCATGGCCGGCGACTCCTTGCCCCGACGGCCGGACGACTGGCCCGTGGCGGCACGCCTGGCGTCGCAGGTGATGTACCTGCGCCGGCGCATGGACCACCGCACGGGGCGCCGGTCGGCGTGGAGGGGCCGCAGGACACCGATGGCGGTGCGCACCGAGGACGCCCTGGCCTCGGGGGTGCCGGTGAGCAGTGTGGTCGAAGGCGTCGTCCACGACGCGCTGCACGCGACCCTGCACGACTGCGTCCGAGCCCTGCTGCGGACGGAGTTCCTGCCCACGACCGGCGGCACGGACGGCGTGACCTGGTACGGCCAGCACGACGCCCACTGGATCGCCCACTACGACGTCCACGAACGCGTCGGCCTGGCCGCCTACCGGCCCGCGGACCACACCCACCTCGACCACTGGGCCGAACTCGCCCGGTCCACCGGCTGGTGGTGGCCCGGCGAAGGCGTCTGCGTCATGGCCGAGCGCACCACCGAGGTGCACACCGAACCCCTCCCGAACGCCTTCCACGGCGAGCTGAGGCTGCACCGCGACGACGGCCCGGCCGTCCGGTACGGGGACGGCACCGCGGCGCACGCCCTGCACGGCACCCGGGTCCCGGCCTGGGTGGTCAACGCCCCCACGGCCGACCGCATCCACGCCGAGCGGAACGTGGAGGTCCGGCGCAGCGCCATCGAACGGATCGGCTGGGGCGCCTACATCGAGCAGGCCGCCCTCCGGCACGTCGCCACCGCCGCCGACCCCGGCAACACGGGCTCGGACCTGCACCTCTACGACGTTCCCAGAGAGCTGTGGGGACGCCCGGCGCGCCTCCTGCTCGTCGTCAACGGCTCGGTCGAGCCCGACGGCAGCCACCGCCGCTACGGCCTGAGCGTGCCCTCCCACTTCGACGATCCGGTGGCGGCCGCGGGCTGGTCGTACGGCCTGTCGGGCGAGCAGTACGCCCAGCTCGTCCGCCGGACCTGA
- a CDS encoding histidine phosphatase family protein has translation MHVRVTLIAAARGSSLLAERFDDDRPLDQAGWGEVQRVAHVLVPLAAAELRYCSPTPRSRATGDALGLAPLVQPALRDCDMGRWRGMTLGEAMAREPEAVDAWLADPYSAAHGGEPLAAFVQRVGGWLDTRPADDGGRIVAVAEPAVVRAALVHALKSYPSTYWNLDVRPLSTATLTGRAGRWNLRFDAQSERV, from the coding sequence ATGCATGTTCGGGTCACGCTGATCGCCGCCGCCCGCGGTTCCTCGTTGCTCGCCGAGCGCTTCGACGACGACCGGCCACTGGACCAGGCGGGCTGGGGCGAGGTGCAGCGCGTCGCCCACGTCCTCGTGCCGTTGGCGGCGGCCGAGCTGCGGTACTGCTCGCCGACGCCGCGCAGCCGGGCCACCGGCGACGCTCTGGGCCTCGCGCCGCTGGTCCAGCCCGCTCTGCGGGACTGCGACATGGGCCGCTGGCGCGGGATGACCCTCGGCGAGGCGATGGCCCGCGAACCCGAGGCCGTCGACGCCTGGCTGGCCGACCCGTACTCCGCTGCCCACGGAGGCGAGCCGCTGGCGGCGTTCGTGCAGCGCGTGGGCGGCTGGCTCGACACCCGTCCCGCCGACGACGGCGGCCGGATCGTCGCCGTGGCCGAGCCCGCCGTCGTACGCGCGGCGCTCGTCCACGCCCTGAAGTCCTATCCGTCGACGTACTGGAACCTCGACGTCCGTCCGCTGTCGACGGCCACGCTCACCGGCCGGGCCGGGCGCTGGAACCTCCGGTTCGACGCTCAGTCCGAGCGCGTGTAG
- a CDS encoding PLP-dependent aminotransferase family protein, with amino-acid sequence MHERSSVGDLANQLKSELNRYSPGGKLPSSRALVERFRVSPVTVSRALAQLSAEGLVVTRPGAGAFRAEPRDAEPAAGDTSWQEVALSADAASELVPRTVDASGVLVSLAAPAPGVVEFNGGYLHPSLQPERAMSAALSRAGRRPGAWGRPPTDGLPELREWFARGIGGAITAAEVLITAGGQSGLTTALRALAPPGAPVLVESPTYPGMLAIARAAGLRPVPVPVDRDGVKPALLADAFRATGARVFVCQPLFQNPTGAVLAPQRRGEVLRIARDAGAFIVEDDFVRRLVHEDAGPMPRPLASDDPDGVVVHVCSLTKATSPSFRVSALAARGPVLERLRAIQVVDTFFVPRPLQEAALELVGSPAWPRHLRAVSAELRNRRDAMAAALRLRLPELSLPHIPSGGYQLWLRLPDGTDEPALLAAALRAGVAVTPGRPYFSAEPPAPHLRLSFAAVAGTAEITEGVRRLRVAYDEVSRV; translated from the coding sequence ATGCATGAGCGTAGCAGTGTCGGTGACCTGGCGAACCAGCTGAAGAGCGAGCTGAACCGCTACTCTCCAGGTGGAAAGCTGCCGTCGAGTCGCGCGCTCGTCGAGAGGTTCCGGGTGAGCCCCGTGACCGTGTCCCGGGCGCTGGCCCAGCTCTCCGCCGAGGGGCTCGTGGTCACCCGGCCCGGGGCGGGGGCGTTCCGTGCCGAGCCCCGCGACGCCGAGCCCGCCGCGGGGGACACCTCCTGGCAGGAGGTCGCCCTCAGCGCGGACGCCGCGTCCGAACTCGTCCCCCGCACGGTGGACGCCTCGGGTGTGCTCGTCTCGCTGGCCGCCCCGGCGCCGGGGGTCGTCGAGTTCAACGGCGGCTATCTGCATCCCTCGCTGCAGCCGGAACGGGCGATGTCCGCGGCGCTGTCCCGGGCGGGCCGGCGTCCGGGCGCCTGGGGCCGTCCGCCGACGGACGGGCTGCCGGAGCTGCGGGAGTGGTTCGCGCGGGGCATCGGCGGCGCCATCACCGCCGCCGAGGTGCTGATCACGGCCGGCGGGCAGTCCGGGCTGACCACCGCGCTGCGCGCCCTCGCCCCGCCCGGCGCTCCGGTCCTCGTCGAGTCGCCCACGTATCCCGGCATGCTGGCGATCGCCCGCGCGGCAGGACTGCGGCCCGTGCCCGTGCCCGTCGACCGGGACGGCGTGAAGCCGGCACTGCTCGCCGACGCGTTCCGGGCGACCGGGGCCCGGGTCTTCGTCTGCCAGCCGCTGTTCCAGAACCCGACCGGCGCGGTGCTCGCGCCGCAGCGCCGGGGCGAGGTGCTGCGGATCGCCCGCGACGCGGGCGCCTTCATCGTCGAGGACGACTTCGTACGCCGTCTCGTGCACGAGGACGCGGGGCCGATGCCGCGTCCGCTGGCCTCGGACGACCCCGACGGCGTCGTCGTGCACGTCTGCTCGCTGACCAAGGCGACCTCGCCGAGCTTCCGGGTGAGCGCCCTGGCCGCCCGGGGACCCGTGCTGGAACGGCTGCGGGCGATCCAGGTCGTCGACACGTTCTTCGTGCCGCGGCCGCTCCAGGAGGCGGCGCTTGAACTCGTCGGCTCGCCCGCGTGGCCCCGCCATCTGCGGGCCGTGTCGGCCGAGTTGCGCAACCGGCGCGACGCGATGGCCGCCGCGCTGCGGCTGCGCCTGCCGGAGCTTTCCCTGCCGCACATCCCGTCGGGCGGCTACCAGCTGTGGCTGCGCCTGCCCGACGGCACGGACGAGCCGGCCCTCCTCGCGGCCGCACTGCGCGCGGGCGTGGCCGTCACCCCCGGCCGCCCCTACTTCAGCGCCGAGCCCCCGGCGCCGCACCTGAGACTGAGTTTCGCCGCGGTCGCCGGAACGGCGGAGATCACGGAAGGCGTACGGAGACTGCGCGTGGCATATGACGAGGTCAGCCGGGTCTGA
- a CDS encoding alpha-L-arabinofuranosidase C-terminal domain-containing protein: MSHARTRTRRRLTLTATALLAASFLVPAPVNAAAEDATDYAITVDPKAPGATIDDTMYGVFFEDINRAADGGLYAELVQNRSFEYSTADNRSYTPLTSWVTTGTAKTADDEGRLGDRNRTYLALDGGSSVTNSGYNTGIPVEKGKVYDFSVWARAEGASALTVTLRDADGELAQARRVTARGGWAKYTARLTASRTSATGRLAVAAGGPAALDMISLMPRDTYRGHGLRKDLAQKIAALDPAFVRFPGGCLVNTGSMEGYDEASGWERQRSYQWKDTIGPVEQRATNANFWGYNQSYGLGYHEYFQFSEDIGAMPLPVVPALVTGCGQNRATDDDELLERHIQDTLDLIEYANGPVTSEWGRKRAKAGHPKPFRLTHLAVGNEENLPNEYIDRFKQFRAAIEAKYPDITVISNSGPDDSGSTFDTAWKLNREENVDMVDEHYYNSPAWFLQNNDRYDSYDRKGPKVFLGEYASQGNTFKNALSEAAFMTGLERNADIVKLASYAPLLANEDYVQWRPDLIWFNNHASWNSANYEVQKLFMRNVGDRVVPSKATGTPSLSGPITGAVGLSTWATSAAYDDVLVTGADGTALFGDDFSGDASKWTHTGGGSWSVQDGQYVQSDTAAENTMVSAGDPAWHDYDVHVKATKKSGKEGFLVAFGVKDTGNYYWWNLGGWNNTQSAVEQAVDGGKSTLVTKAGSIETGRAYDIDIKVRGRQVSLYLDGEEWGSFTDDKPAEPFRQVVTKDKKTGDLIVKVVNAQAEDARTAIDLGGAKVRPKAEVTTLAAAPDAVNTETATAVAPVTSTFSGVAKKFTYTFPANSVTFLRIKKG; this comes from the coding sequence ATGTCCCATGCCCGCACCCGCACTCGCCGGAGACTGACCCTCACGGCCACCGCCCTGCTGGCCGCCTCCTTCCTCGTCCCGGCCCCGGTGAACGCCGCCGCCGAGGACGCGACCGACTACGCGATCACCGTCGACCCGAAGGCCCCGGGCGCGACGATCGACGACACGATGTACGGCGTCTTCTTCGAGGACATCAACCGGGCCGCGGACGGCGGGCTGTACGCGGAGCTCGTGCAGAACCGGTCCTTCGAGTACTCCACGGCCGACAACCGCTCGTACACGCCGCTCACCTCGTGGGTGACCACTGGCACCGCGAAGACCGCGGACGACGAAGGCCGCCTGGGCGACCGCAACCGCACCTACCTCGCCCTGGACGGCGGCTCGTCCGTCACCAACTCCGGCTACAACACCGGGATTCCGGTCGAGAAGGGCAAGGTCTACGACTTCTCGGTGTGGGCCCGCGCGGAGGGTGCGTCCGCCCTCACGGTGACCCTGCGGGACGCCGACGGCGAGCTCGCCCAGGCCCGGCGCGTCACCGCCCGCGGCGGCTGGGCCAAGTACACGGCACGCCTCACCGCGTCCCGCACCAGCGCCACCGGCCGCCTCGCGGTGGCCGCGGGCGGTCCGGCCGCGCTCGACATGATCTCGCTCATGCCCCGTGACACGTACAGGGGCCACGGCCTGCGCAAGGACCTCGCGCAGAAGATCGCCGCCCTGGATCCCGCCTTCGTCCGCTTCCCGGGCGGCTGCCTGGTCAACACCGGCAGCATGGAGGGGTACGACGAGGCGTCCGGCTGGGAGCGTCAGCGCTCGTACCAGTGGAAGGACACCATCGGTCCCGTCGAGCAGCGCGCGACGAACGCCAACTTCTGGGGATACAACCAGAGTTACGGCCTCGGCTACCACGAGTACTTCCAGTTCTCCGAGGACATCGGCGCCATGCCGCTGCCCGTCGTGCCCGCCCTCGTCACCGGCTGCGGCCAGAACCGCGCCACCGACGACGACGAGCTGCTCGAGCGGCACATCCAGGACACCCTGGACCTCATCGAGTACGCCAACGGCCCGGTGACCAGCGAATGGGGCAGGAAGCGGGCGAAGGCGGGCCACCCGAAGCCCTTCCGCCTCACCCATCTCGCGGTCGGCAACGAGGAGAACCTGCCGAACGAGTACATCGACCGCTTCAAGCAGTTCCGGGCGGCCATCGAGGCGAAATACCCCGACATCACCGTCATCTCCAACTCCGGCCCGGACGACAGCGGTTCGACGTTCGACACGGCCTGGAAGCTCAACCGGGAAGAGAACGTCGACATGGTCGACGAGCACTACTACAACAGCCCGGCCTGGTTCCTGCAGAACAACGACCGCTACGACTCGTACGACAGGAAGGGACCCAAGGTCTTCCTCGGCGAGTACGCCTCGCAGGGCAACACCTTCAAGAACGCCCTCTCCGAAGCCGCGTTCATGACCGGCCTGGAGCGCAACGCCGACATCGTGAAGCTCGCCTCGTACGCCCCGCTGCTCGCCAACGAGGACTACGTGCAGTGGCGCCCGGACCTGATCTGGTTCAACAACCACGCCTCCTGGAACTCGGCCAACTACGAGGTCCAGAAGCTCTTCATGCGCAACGTCGGCGACAGGGTCGTACCGTCGAAGGCGACCGGCACGCCGTCGCTCAGCGGGCCCATCACGGGCGCGGTCGGCCTGTCGACCTGGGCGACGAGCGCCGCGTACGACGACGTGTTGGTGACCGGCGCGGACGGTACCGCACTGTTCGGCGACGACTTCTCGGGTGACGCCTCGAAGTGGACCCACACGGGCGGCGGCAGCTGGAGCGTCCAGGACGGGCAGTACGTGCAGAGCGACACGGCCGCCGAGAACACCATGGTCTCCGCGGGCGATCCGGCCTGGCACGACTACGACGTGCACGTGAAGGCCACCAAGAAGTCCGGCAAGGAGGGCTTCCTCGTCGCCTTCGGCGTCAAGGACACCGGCAACTACTACTGGTGGAACCTGGGCGGCTGGAACAACACCCAGTCCGCCGTCGAACAGGCCGTGGACGGCGGCAAGTCGACGCTCGTCACCAAGGCCGGGTCGATCGAGACGGGCCGCGCCTACGACATCGACATCAAGGTCCGCGGACGGCAGGTGTCCCTCTACCTCGACGGCGAGGAGTGGGGCAGCTTCACCGACGACAAGCCGGCCGAGCCGTTCCGGCAGGTGGTCACGAAGGACAAGAAGACCGGTGACCTCATCGTCAAGGTGGTCAACGCCCAGGCGGAGGACGCCCGTACGGCGATCGACCTCGGTGGCGCGAAGGTCCGGCCGAAGGCCGAGGTGACGACGCTCGCCGCGGCGCCCGACGCCGTGAACACCGAGACGGCCACGGCCGTCGCGCCGGTGACGTCCACGTTCTCGGGAGTGGCGAAGAAGTTCACGTACACCTTCCCGGCGAACTCGGTGACGTTCCTGCGCATCAAGAAGGGCTGA
- a CDS encoding 3-hydroxybutyryl-CoA dehydrogenase gives MTDIERVGVVGCGQMGAGIAEVCARAGLDVMVAETTGEALEIGRTRLYNSLSKAAERGKISEEERDATQERLSFTTDLGEFSDRDLVIEAVVENEQVKTEIFQVLDQVVLRQDAILASNTSSIPLVKLAVATSRPDQVIGIHFFNPAPVQKLVELIPALTTSEGTISRAQSLVEKILGKHAIRAQDRSGFVVNALLIPYLLSAIRMFESGMASREDIDNGMELGCAHPMGPLKLSDLIGLDTVASVAYSMYEEYKEPLYAAPPLLQRMVDAGRLGRKSGSGFYTYP, from the coding sequence GTGACCGACATCGAACGCGTCGGAGTGGTGGGCTGCGGCCAGATGGGAGCGGGCATCGCCGAGGTGTGCGCCCGCGCCGGCCTGGACGTGATGGTCGCCGAGACCACTGGTGAGGCGTTGGAGATTGGCCGGACCCGGCTCTACAACTCGCTCTCCAAGGCCGCCGAGCGCGGCAAGATCTCCGAGGAGGAGCGGGACGCCACGCAGGAGCGGCTGTCCTTCACCACCGACCTCGGCGAGTTCTCCGACCGCGATCTGGTGATCGAGGCGGTCGTCGAGAACGAGCAGGTGAAGACGGAGATCTTCCAGGTGCTCGACCAGGTGGTGCTCCGGCAGGACGCGATCCTCGCCTCGAACACCTCCTCCATCCCGCTGGTGAAGCTCGCCGTCGCCACCTCGCGTCCCGACCAGGTCATCGGCATCCACTTCTTCAACCCGGCCCCGGTGCAGAAGCTCGTCGAGCTGATCCCGGCCCTCACCACCTCCGAGGGCACCATCAGCCGGGCGCAGTCCCTGGTCGAGAAGATCCTCGGCAAGCACGCGATCCGCGCGCAGGACCGCTCGGGCTTCGTCGTCAACGCGCTGCTGATCCCCTATCTCCTCTCCGCGATCCGGATGTTCGAGTCCGGCATGGCGAGCCGCGAGGACATCGACAACGGCATGGAGCTGGGCTGCGCCCACCCGATGGGGCCGCTCAAGCTGTCCGACCTGATCGGCCTCGACACCGTCGCGTCGGTCGCGTACTCGATGTACGAGGAGTACAAGGAGCCCCTGTACGCGGCTCCGCCGCTGCTCCAGCGCATGGTCGACGCGGGGCGCCTCGGACGCAAGTCCGGCTCGGGCTTCTACACGTACCCCTGA
- a CDS encoding DUF6314 family protein, which yields MAEFWPVSDALAYLAGTWRVERSVRDLASGASGTFGGTTVFEPPDDGGAGLLHRESGTFVWQGVARPAERTLRFLPGDGAGRADVRFADGRPFHGLDLSSGRHLTDHPCAADLYRGEFTVHGADRWRTVWRVGGPAKQLLLTTDYTRDRVSVRPAAERGGAPPPVREDYTRSD from the coding sequence ATGGCCGAATTCTGGCCGGTAAGCGATGCGTTGGCGTATCTGGCCGGCACCTGGCGCGTGGAGCGTTCGGTGCGGGATCTCGCGAGCGGGGCTTCGGGCACCTTCGGCGGGACCACGGTGTTCGAGCCGCCGGACGACGGCGGGGCCGGGCTCCTTCACCGCGAGTCCGGCACCTTCGTGTGGCAGGGCGTGGCGCGGCCCGCCGAGCGCACCCTGCGGTTCCTGCCGGGCGACGGGGCCGGCCGGGCCGACGTGCGGTTCGCCGACGGCCGCCCCTTCCACGGGCTGGACCTGAGCTCCGGGCGGCACCTCACCGACCATCCGTGCGCGGCGGACCTGTACCGGGGCGAGTTCACCGTGCACGGCGCGGACCGATGGCGGACGGTGTGGCGGGTGGGCGGACCCGCCAAGCAGCTGCTGCTCACGACGGACTACACGCGGGACAGAGTCAGCGTCCGGCCCGCCGCGGAGCGGGGCGGCGCGCCGCCCCCGGTACGGGAGGACTACACGCGCTCGGACTGA
- a CDS encoding DMT family transporter, translating to MRAENSATAQTSIAVPTVPDGAGTDGPVTDRHPAQPGPRTGTVLAALGVTAFSLTFPATAWGLEGFGPWSLVAVRSVLAAVVAGGCLLALRVPLPGRAHLAGLAVVGAGVVLGFPMLTTLALETSTTAHAAVVVGLLPLTTAVFSALRVGTRPSRTFWAAACTGAAVVIAFTVQQSGGALSGADVYLFGALLVCAAGYTEGGRLARVMPGWQVIAWALVLCLPLTVPAAAIALSYEPVSLTAHSVTGLLWVAVGSQFFGLVVWYRGMAAIGIPRASQLQLAQPLLTLVWSVLLLGEHLTPAAPLTAAAVLVCIAVTQRARG from the coding sequence ATGAGAGCAGAGAATAGCGCTACCGCACAGACTTCGATAGCGGTGCCCACTGTGCCGGACGGTGCGGGGACGGACGGGCCCGTCACGGACCGGCACCCCGCCCAGCCGGGTCCCCGGACCGGGACCGTCCTGGCCGCGCTCGGCGTCACCGCCTTCTCCCTCACCTTCCCCGCCACCGCGTGGGGCCTGGAGGGCTTCGGCCCCTGGTCGCTCGTGGCGGTGCGGAGCGTCCTGGCCGCGGTCGTCGCGGGCGGCTGCCTCCTGGCCCTGCGCGTCCCGCTGCCCGGCCGCGCCCACCTGGCGGGGCTTGCCGTCGTCGGAGCCGGGGTCGTCCTCGGCTTCCCGATGCTCACCACGCTCGCCCTGGAGACGTCGACCACCGCGCACGCCGCGGTCGTCGTCGGACTGCTCCCCCTGACGACCGCCGTGTTCTCGGCCCTGCGTGTCGGCACCCGCCCCTCCCGCACGTTCTGGGCCGCGGCGTGCACGGGCGCCGCCGTGGTGATCGCGTTCACCGTGCAGCAGAGCGGCGGCGCCCTGTCCGGCGCGGACGTCTACCTCTTCGGAGCCCTGCTGGTCTGTGCCGCGGGCTACACCGAGGGCGGCCGACTGGCCCGCGTGATGCCGGGCTGGCAGGTCATCGCCTGGGCGCTGGTGCTGTGCCTGCCGCTCACCGTGCCGGCGGCCGCGATCGCGCTGTCGTACGAACCCGTGTCGCTGACCGCGCACAGCGTGACCGGACTGCTGTGGGTCGCGGTCGGCTCGCAGTTCTTCGGCCTGGTCGTCTGGTACCGCGGCATGGCCGCGATCGGCATCCCCAGGGCCAGCCAGTTGCAGTTGGCGCAGCCGCTGCTCACACTGGTGTGGTCGGTGCTGCTCCTGGGCGAGCATCTGACGCCGGCGGCCCCGCTGACGGCCGCCGCCGTCCTCGTCTGCATCGCCGTCACCCAGCGGGCACGGGGCTGA
- a CDS encoding DUF1918 domain-containing protein, with translation MQATVGDHLLVHGRTVGQHDRVAEVIEVLGTKGSPPYRVRFEDGHESLMSPGPDCVVQHHEDTAR, from the coding sequence ATGCAAGCAACCGTAGGCGACCATCTACTGGTGCACGGCAGGACCGTCGGGCAGCACGACCGGGTCGCGGAAGTCATCGAGGTGCTCGGGACGAAGGGGAGTCCCCCGTACCGGGTCCGCTTCGAGGACGGTCACGAAAGCCTGATGTCGCCCGGCCCCGACTGTGTGGTCCAGCACCACGAGGACACCGCCCGATAG